In Halictus rubicundus isolate RS-2024b chromosome 5, iyHalRubi1_principal, whole genome shotgun sequence, one genomic interval encodes:
- the Ccha1 gene encoding neuropeptide CCHamide 1 — MAVTSENSVTIFIRTWTFMIIFCFASNAAGSCLSYGHSCWGGHGKRSGGHNNAYFVTTKTMSDIQQDVPSLAKEQWVLSRLIARPLMSTKYRGRWDRPFKIKSHFPQHWENGELNSHVNSDAPIRDQNNNEDQDEGKQRNIDGIGDMVEGINGEQKEIPEILLISNNGEHEQDRKPQNVELIKFLSDNLE, encoded by the exons ATGGCGGTCACTTCCGAAAATTCAGTGACGATTTTTATACGCACCTGGACCTTCATGATCATCTTCTGCTTTGCGAGCAACGCAGCCG GATCTTGCCTGAGCTATGGCCATTCATGCTGGGGAG GCCATGGTAAACGCAGCGGAGGACATAATAACGCTTACTTCGTTACAACAAAAACGATGAGCGACATCCAACAAGACGTTCCTTCGCTCGCGAAGGAACAATGGGTACTGTCTCGTTTGATCGCTCGACCTTTGATGTCTACGAAATACCGAGGAAGATGGGACCGACCGTTCAAAATAAAATCGCATTTTCCACAACACTGGGAGAACGGAGAGCTGAACTCGCACGTGAACAGTGATGCGCCTATTAG AGATCAAAATAATAACGAAGATCAAGACGAAGGGAAACAGAGAAATATCGATGGCATAGGGGACATGGTGGAAGGCATAAACGGAGAACAAAAGGAAATcccggaaattcttttaatatcgaATAATGGAGAACACGAACAGGACAGGAAACCGCAGAACGTAGAACTGATCAAATTTCTG AGTGATAATTTGGAATGA